Proteins encoded in a region of the Benincasa hispida cultivar B227 chromosome 2, ASM972705v1, whole genome shotgun sequence genome:
- the LOC120071827 gene encoding zinc finger Ran-binding domain-containing protein 2-like isoform X2 yields the protein MSWSAGDWICNVCQNVNFKKREACHRCGYPKYGGPDPSTYSYNKTEALAGDWYCTTGSCGAHNYASRPNCFRCGAFKSVYPGDYGAYMMGSDQYGSDASIPPGWKSGDWICPRMGCGVHNYASRMECFKCKTPRDFGGAV from the exons ATGAGCTGGTCAGCAGGAGATTGGATATGCAACGTTTGCCAGAACGTAAACTTCAAAAAGAGAGAAGCATGCCATCGTTGTGGTTACCCCAAGTATGGAGGCCCAGACCCTTCAACTTACAGTTACAACAAGACGGAGGCGTTGGCCGGAGACTGGTACTGCACCACTGGCAGCTGCGGGGCTCACAATTATGCCAGCCGCCCCAACTGCTTTAGATGTGGTGCATTTAAGTCCGTCTATCCTGGTGATTATGGCGCCTACATGATGGGTTCCGATCAGTATGGATCTGATGCAAGCATCCCACCTGGATGGAAATCTGGAGACTGGATTTGTCCTAG AATGGGATGCGGAGTACATAATTATGCAAGCAGGATGGAGTGTTTTAAATGCAAAACACCAAGAGATTTCG GTGGTGCAGTTTAA
- the LOC120071827 gene encoding zinc finger Ran-binding domain-containing protein 2-like isoform X1: MSWSAGDWICNVCQNVNFKKREACHRCGYPKYGGPDPSTYSYNKTEALAGDWYCTTGSCGAHNYASRPNCFRCGAFKSVYPGDYGAYMMGSDQYGSDASIPPGWKSGDWICPRMGCGVHNYASRMECFKCKTPRDFGHLGV, translated from the exons ATGAGCTGGTCAGCAGGAGATTGGATATGCAACGTTTGCCAGAACGTAAACTTCAAAAAGAGAGAAGCATGCCATCGTTGTGGTTACCCCAAGTATGGAGGCCCAGACCCTTCAACTTACAGTTACAACAAGACGGAGGCGTTGGCCGGAGACTGGTACTGCACCACTGGCAGCTGCGGGGCTCACAATTATGCCAGCCGCCCCAACTGCTTTAGATGTGGTGCATTTAAGTCCGTCTATCCTGGTGATTATGGCGCCTACATGATGGGTTCCGATCAGTATGGATCTGATGCAAGCATCCCACCTGGATGGAAATCTGGAGACTGGATTTGTCCTAG AATGGGATGCGGAGTACATAATTATGCAAGCAGGATGGAGTGTTTTAAATGCAAAACACCAAGAGATTTCG GTCACTTGGGTGTGTGA
- the LOC120070735 gene encoding pentatricopeptide repeat-containing protein At1g08070, chloroplastic isoform X1 produces the protein MALSAPSLPLSPTFHVLPSSDPPYRLLQDHPSIKLLSKCQSIRTLKQIHAQIIKTGLHNTQFALSKLIEFSAVSRVGNISYAISLFNSIEDPNLFIWNSMIRGLSMSLSPVLALVFFVRMIYSGVEPNSYTFPFLLKSCAKLASAHEGKQIHAHLLKLGFQSDVFIHTSLINMYAQSGEMNNAQLVFDQSNFRDAISFTALIAGYALWGYMDHARKLFDEMPVRDVVSWNAMIAGYAQTGRSKEALILFEEMRKVNVPPNESTIVSVLSACAQSNTLDLGNSMRSWIEERGLRSNLKLVNALIDMYSKCGDLRTARELFDDMPERDVISWNVMIGGYTHMCSYKEALALFRDMLASGGEPTDITFLNILPSCAHLGAIDLEAARQVFDGMKIKSLASWNAMICGLAMHGQADEAFELFSKMSSDGIEPNEITFVGVLSACKHAGLVDLGRQFFSSMVQDYKISPKSQHYGCMIDLLGRAGLFEEAESLIQNMEVKPDGAIWGSLLGACRDHGRVELGELVAERLFELEPDNPGAYVLLSNIYAGAGKWDDVARIRTRLNDRGMKKVPGCTTIEVDNVVHEFLVGDKVHPQSEDIYKMLEEVDRQLKVFGFVADTSEVLYDMDEEWKEGALSHHSEKLAIAFGLISTKPGTPIRIIKNLRVCRNCHSATKLISKIFNREIIARDRNRFHHFKDGSCSCNDYW, from the exons ATGGCGCTTTCTGCCCCTTCACTGCCACTTTCACCCACCTTCCATGTCCTTCCCTCTTCCGACCCGCCTTACAGGCTCCTTCAAGACCACCCATCTATCAAGCTTCTCTCCAAGTGCCAAAGCATTCGAACTCTCAAACAAATCCACGCTCAGATCATCAAAACTGGCCTCCACAACACTCAATTCGCCCTCAGCAAGCTTATCGAGTTTTCTGCTGTTTCTCGCGTTGGTAATATCTCTTACGCCATCTCCCTGTTTAATTCCATCGAAGACCCCAATTTATTCATTTGGAATTCGATGATTCGAGGACTTTCGATGAGTCTGTCGCCGGTTCTGGCCTTGGTTTTCTTTGTCAGAATGATTTATTCTGGGGTAGAGCCGAATTCTTAtacatttccttttcttttgaagtcTTGCGCTAAGCTCGCCTCTGCCCATGAAGGGAAACAGATTCATGCCCATCTTTTGAAGCTTGGGTTTCAGTCTGATGTGTTCATTCATACTTCGCTTATCAATATGTATGCCCAGAGTGGTGAAATGAATAATGCCCAATTGGTTTTTGATCAAAGTAATTTCAGGGATGCAATTTCTTTCACTGCATTAATTGCTGGTTATGCTTTGTGGGGTTATATGGATCATGCTCGGAAATTGTTTGATGAAATGCCCGTGAGAGATGTGGTGTCTTGGAATGCTATGATTGCTGGCTATGCACAAACTGGTCGTTCCAAAGAGGCGTTGATATTGTTTGAAGAAATGAGGAAAGTAAATGTTCCCCCAAATGAGAGTACTATTGTGTCTGTTCTTTCAGCTTGTGCTCAGTCAAATACTCTAGATTTAGGAAACTCAATGCGCTCTTGGATTGAAGAACGCGGGCTTCGTTCAAATCTTAAGCTTGTTAATGCTCTTATTGACATGTACTCAAAGTGCGGTGATCTTCGGACTGCTCGTGAATTGTTTGATGATATGCCTGAAAGAGATGTGATCTCATGGAATGTTATGATCGGAGGTTACACTCATATGTGCAGCTATAAAGAAGCTTTAGCGCTCTTCCGTGATATGTTAGCCTCAGGTGGTGAGCCTACTGACATAACTTTCCTTAACATTCTTCCATCTTGTGCTCATTTAGGTGCCATTGACCTTG AGGCGGCACGACAGGTCTTTGATGGTATGAAAATCAAAAGCTTGGCTTCTTGGAATGCTATGATATGTGGGTTAGCAATGCATGGACAAGCAGATGAGGCTTTTGAGCTTTTCTCAAAAATGTCTAGTGATGGAATCGAACCAAACGAGATAACTTTTGTCGGTGTTTTATCTGCTTGTAAACATGCTGGTTTGGTTGATCTCGGACGCCAATTTTTCAGCTCTATGGTTCAAGACTATAAGATATCTCCTAAATCCCAACATTATGGATGCATGATAGATCTTCTTGGGCGAGCTGGGTTGTTTGAGGAAGCAGAGTCTTTGATCCAAAATATGGAAGTGAAACCAGATGGAGCCATTTGGGGTTCCCTTCTTGGGGCATGTAGAGACCATGGACGAGTTGAGTTGGGAGAATTAGTTGCAGAACGTCTTTTTGAACTCGAGCCAGATAATCCTGGAGCTTATGTGCTTTTATCTAACATATATGCAGGAGCTGGTAAATGGGATGATGTAGCAAGAATAAGAACAAGATTGAATGACAGGGGAATGAAGAAAGTTCCTGGTTGTACCACCATTGAAGTCGATAACGTTGTTCACGAGTTCCTAGTAGGGgacaaagttcatccacaaagTGAAGATATTTATAAGATGCTGGAAGAAGTAGACAGACAATTAAAGGTGTTTGGATTTGTGGCAGATACATCTGAGGTATTGTATGACATGGATGAAGAATGGAAAGAAGGAGCTCTAAGCCACCACAGTGAGAAATTAGCAATTGCTTTTGGATTGATAAGTACAAAACCAGGTACACCAATTAGAATCATTAAAAATCTTCGTGTGTGTCGTAATTGTCATTCTGCTACGAAGCTAATATCTAAGATATTCAATAGAGAGATTATTGCTAGAGATAGAAATCGTTTCCATCACTTCAAAGACGGTTCCTGCTCATGTAATGACTATTGGTGA
- the LOC120070735 gene encoding pentatricopeptide repeat-containing protein At1g08070, chloroplastic isoform X2 has translation MSFPLPTRLTGSFKTTHLSSFSPSAKAFELSNKSTLRSSKLASTTLNSPSASLSSFLLFLALSCAKLASAHEGKQIHAHLLKLGFQSDVFIHTSLINMYAQSGEMNNAQLVFDQSNFRDAISFTALIAGYALWGYMDHARKLFDEMPVRDVVSWNAMIAGYAQTGRSKEALILFEEMRKVNVPPNESTIVSVLSACAQSNTLDLGNSMRSWIEERGLRSNLKLVNALIDMYSKCGDLRTARELFDDMPERDVISWNVMIGGYTHMCSYKEALALFRDMLASGGEPTDITFLNILPSCAHLGAIDLGKWIHAYINKNFNSASTSLWTSLIDLYAKCGDIEAARQVFDGMKIKSLASWNAMICGLAMHGQADEAFELFSKMSSDGIEPNEITFVGVLSACKHAGLVDLGRQFFSSMVQDYKISPKSQHYGCMIDLLGRAGLFEEAESLIQNMEVKPDGAIWGSLLGACRDHGRVELGELVAERLFELEPDNPGAYVLLSNIYAGAGKWDDVARIRTRLNDRGMKKVPGCTTIEVDNVVHEFLVGDKVHPQSEDIYKMLEEVDRQLKVFGFVADTSEVLYDMDEEWKEGALSHHSEKLAIAFGLISTKPGTPIRIIKNLRVCRNCHSATKLISKIFNREIIARDRNRFHHFKDGSCSCNDYW, from the exons ATGTCCTTCCCTCTTCCGACCCGCCTTACAGGCTCCTTCAAGACCACCCATCTATCAAGCTTCTCTCCAAGTGCCAAAGCATTCGAACTCTCAAACAAATCCACGCTCAGATCATCAAAACTGGCCTCCACAACACTCAATTCGCCCTCAGCAAGCTTATCGAGTTTTCTGCTGTTTCTCGCGTTG tcTTGCGCTAAGCTCGCCTCTGCCCATGAAGGGAAACAGATTCATGCCCATCTTTTGAAGCTTGGGTTTCAGTCTGATGTGTTCATTCATACTTCGCTTATCAATATGTATGCCCAGAGTGGTGAAATGAATAATGCCCAATTGGTTTTTGATCAAAGTAATTTCAGGGATGCAATTTCTTTCACTGCATTAATTGCTGGTTATGCTTTGTGGGGTTATATGGATCATGCTCGGAAATTGTTTGATGAAATGCCCGTGAGAGATGTGGTGTCTTGGAATGCTATGATTGCTGGCTATGCACAAACTGGTCGTTCCAAAGAGGCGTTGATATTGTTTGAAGAAATGAGGAAAGTAAATGTTCCCCCAAATGAGAGTACTATTGTGTCTGTTCTTTCAGCTTGTGCTCAGTCAAATACTCTAGATTTAGGAAACTCAATGCGCTCTTGGATTGAAGAACGCGGGCTTCGTTCAAATCTTAAGCTTGTTAATGCTCTTATTGACATGTACTCAAAGTGCGGTGATCTTCGGACTGCTCGTGAATTGTTTGATGATATGCCTGAAAGAGATGTGATCTCATGGAATGTTATGATCGGAGGTTACACTCATATGTGCAGCTATAAAGAAGCTTTAGCGCTCTTCCGTGATATGTTAGCCTCAGGTGGTGAGCCTACTGACATAACTTTCCTTAACATTCTTCCATCTTGTGCTCATTTAGGTGCCATTGACCTTGGTAAGTGGATACATGCttatataaacaaaaacttcAACTCAGCCAGTACCTCTCTTTGGACAAGTCTAATAGATTTGTATGCTAAATGTGGTGATATAGAGGCGGCACGACAGGTCTTTGATGGTATGAAAATCAAAAGCTTGGCTTCTTGGAATGCTATGATATGTGGGTTAGCAATGCATGGACAAGCAGATGAGGCTTTTGAGCTTTTCTCAAAAATGTCTAGTGATGGAATCGAACCAAACGAGATAACTTTTGTCGGTGTTTTATCTGCTTGTAAACATGCTGGTTTGGTTGATCTCGGACGCCAATTTTTCAGCTCTATGGTTCAAGACTATAAGATATCTCCTAAATCCCAACATTATGGATGCATGATAGATCTTCTTGGGCGAGCTGGGTTGTTTGAGGAAGCAGAGTCTTTGATCCAAAATATGGAAGTGAAACCAGATGGAGCCATTTGGGGTTCCCTTCTTGGGGCATGTAGAGACCATGGACGAGTTGAGTTGGGAGAATTAGTTGCAGAACGTCTTTTTGAACTCGAGCCAGATAATCCTGGAGCTTATGTGCTTTTATCTAACATATATGCAGGAGCTGGTAAATGGGATGATGTAGCAAGAATAAGAACAAGATTGAATGACAGGGGAATGAAGAAAGTTCCTGGTTGTACCACCATTGAAGTCGATAACGTTGTTCACGAGTTCCTAGTAGGGgacaaagttcatccacaaagTGAAGATATTTATAAGATGCTGGAAGAAGTAGACAGACAATTAAAGGTGTTTGGATTTGTGGCAGATACATCTGAGGTATTGTATGACATGGATGAAGAATGGAAAGAAGGAGCTCTAAGCCACCACAGTGAGAAATTAGCAATTGCTTTTGGATTGATAAGTACAAAACCAGGTACACCAATTAGAATCATTAAAAATCTTCGTGTGTGTCGTAATTGTCATTCTGCTACGAAGCTAATATCTAAGATATTCAATAGAGAGATTATTGCTAGAGATAGAAATCGTTTCCATCACTTCAAAGACGGTTCCTGCTCATGTAATGACTATTGGTGA